The Mauremys reevesii isolate NIE-2019 linkage group 7, ASM1616193v1, whole genome shotgun sequence genome includes the window aacaatatttgaagaccatatatTGGTGTCTAACTACCTCCTGCTGCTGGGAGATGCAACTGGTATTTTAAAAACACACGCACCCCACCTGTGCCTGACCTGAGTTTTAGCACTCTGAGGAGGGATAggccagtggtttgagcatgggcctcctaaacccagagttgtgagctcaatccttgaggaggccatctaagaaactggggtaaaattctgtctggggtttcttcctgctttgagcagggggttggattagatgaccccttgaggtcccttccaactctggtATTCTATGAATTCTGTCCTCTCATGTTGGCAGAACAAATAAACCCCACCTCCAATTACACAATCCATTTGAGTTCAAGAAAAAGAGATCTTTCTCTTGCAACAAGTTTTAACATTACGGGGCAAAGACTAAAGTGAGTGgtctatttttctttcagttaTAATACCCGAGGAAAGCTCCAAAATCCATTCTGTCTaccaagagaaaagattgtttttctgttctcaaagtgctgctgcttttgaccccaaaatgttgtcttcattttctctcacaaaataacttgcagtgaaatgggaccaactgcctaaactatcctgAATGCTGCATATCAGAGTTTGGGAATATCAGGATAGATCATCACCTGGCGTCAGTTGTCACggatccatcagcatcagcagagctacggtgatttataccaactgagtgtctggtccattgtgctgtactgagttaaaagatttcatatgctgtgcatatgaagatgaaaatagtctgtttaaaattaccccttggtttcacagaatcttgtttaatggagggtttttcttttttttctctaaaaatgtgcttcatttatttgaatatcaaacattttcatttaaaatttcccagagtgggttttgtgctggtgaaatattcccagtcgacagccctggagagagaagattgtgaaaaaagacagtacagtaaggaatgggcttccccagtgcaccattctctGCCCCCATGGAAGGTCTCATGGGTTTGGGGTGGATACACACCAATaatggaatgaaatctctcttgcatagttgagttttcttcttagtttgaagcaggaaaaggaacagaaacatctggacccacctagcttccaaggggaccatctttcttgatgctgtttgacctgcaattcattgtggccctttaggtggagatcagtgggtattctctaggaagctgctttatgactctgctaaagaaatatcttctgagaaggacaggctggtcctCCCACTGTCTCCACTCACTCATGGTAAATTACAGAGATTTGTAGCCGTAGGTTGTAAAGGATGATAAGATTCTGCCGTGCTCACatgcagtgagagagagagatgctttaCTTAGTATTCATTAGGGTCCTTTCCTTTTGAAGTggaagcttttccaaactcacttgctgcctctgcttccccatgcagaactccagttttaggctgtgtaaggagccagagcaggcatgagggtctcacccatagttttaattcagctccctttgcttaactttgctcttcattcatatctcctcagttaatatacaaTGAACCATTGTGAACATAATTttattgatttcaacaagaatgctgttCATTGAACttaatcagagtttattcctagtttgtggttttaattgacttatTATAAATAGCATAGCTCCTGGTTTAATTATGAAAAGGTGATAGAGTGCTAATATGAGGCTTAAATCTACCACTCCAAGCACCTCCCTGCCATAGATCAGGTGGCTGTGGTGACACCTGGCCTTTTAGTTTCATAATAAGAAAGTTATATTTTCAATTGCCAACTTTGCATTGCATTTCTAAAATGCTgacttggaaaaaaaacccatttgCAATTGTCAATTGCTTTGAAGCAAGCAGACTTTGGAAATTCCAAAATGCTCACctccttctttttaaagtaattcttttTCTCTGCCATTGTCTTTCAGGTCAGTTTCTCTAAATAGCTACAGTATTAGTGTGATTCACTTAGAGGTTAGATATTTTAATTTACTAGCAATTTTGGCTCTTTCTACCTGAAAACGATTCttgaattaatttattttctatcCCACATTACATCACAGTTAAGAGGGAACATGGCATTTGGAAGTGTTCTGGATATTGTGTTGCTATAACAAGGTAAGAGTTGATGATGTTTTAGGATCAGTTCTGAAACCTGGAAATGATaacatatataataatatattaatattacattttgtggaaaaatcctttatttttcaatAGTCTGTTTAATacaatgttttttttctcttgatgTTTTCTGATGGGTTCCTATTATGGTGAAATGTGATTAGTCCAAACAGGACAATTGAaacatgtgtgtgtgcgtgtgtgtgtgtatgtgtgtgtgtgtgtgcacgtgcgttttaatttttcacattgaAATCAAGTACCAAAGTAGCCACATTACTAGGAAAGAGGGCTTCCAGATGAGTGCGACTTTATGCTtccatttccatatggaaattttGATTCCTAGCTTTGGTGTTTCTTTGTCTCATGGAGAAACTTTGTTATTGGTGACCTTGTTCATAACCATAGAtgggcaaatctgaaaaaaactTAGGAGCTATAATAAAAAGCAGCCAAAGAAGACCAGTTTGTGCAAAAGAAGCATATCTCAGGGAAATGACTGACTATTCATGCAAATATATTGTTcaccatgtttttattttttagttgcaagactttaaccaaaaatgaactcaaagtattaaagtgctcgaatgaaaagtccaccagctattccagtttataccagctcaggatctggctccaTAACTTTTTCTTTAAAGAGATTTCAGGTAGGAGCCCAAGTAGAGAGATGGTTGGGTGGGTTTGGCTGTATTTTACATTGGCTGAGTTGGCCAGTGTACTGGTCATGACATTTTGTTATAGATGTTGTTTCTACTAATCAGCTAAAGGCAGGTAAAGCTGTCACAAACATCTTGGGATTTTAGACCCTGTTTTCAATTTCGTGATTTCAGTGCATTCAAAATCTCATACTGAATAGTTCAATAAAAGAGGAAGTGTTTTTTCCTCTTTGAGTTCATATAAATTTATAATTAGTTGTGAATTTTACTAATCTATTTGCCTTGAAGATATCCTCCTTTAGGGAGTGCAGAAGGTTCAAATACACTGAGTGTTACCTTGCCTTGCTTCTCACTCTGCTAGCTGGAAAGATGATTAAatctgattttaacaaatagcCTGACCCAAAAACTCCCCTTGGCATCAAtctgttttggatcagaccctcctACAGTGAGTGGGAACACTACATTCCTAGGAAATAGATGAAAATTGCCCTCCtctcacaaaacaaacaaatctctttttcattgaacttttccatggaaatgtcagcatttttacaaaaaaataaaataaaataaaataataataataaatacaaatcTTGTTATTCAGGAGTCCTAGCaatgtagggtggaagggacctcatggagTCAAGTCAGGCTCCCCATGCTGGGGCAAGATGAAGTAACATCAAGTAAACATCCCAATGGGTGTTTCTCTGACCTGTTCTGAAACACCTTCAACACTGAGCAGGTCACATGTTGATCTGTCTAGCTGAAGTTCCTCATGCTTCCATTCTCCTTTATAGGCCAGTCTTGTTGGTTCGACTACATCTCCCAGTTGCtccatttaaaaaccaaaatacctcagatttcagccaaaatatACCAGTGCCAAAAtagtttggatttggggttttattCATAAAAGCTCAAAAAATTCCAAGGGGATAGGTgggaattttgaccagctctccaTAAAAAGCCTCtattaacagtgagggtaattaaaccTTGGGatgatttaccaagggtcgtgatGGATACTTAGTTTATGGacaatttttaattcaagattggatgatttatttaaaagatatgctctaatttacaatgaaaaatattggaaaaaaattaagacctgtgttatacaagcaATTAGACTAGATTGAGGGGGTTTGAATTTATTGTCTGCGAACACCTTGGGATCCACAGACTATCTAAGGGGTCCTCAAAAAgttgttgttaccatagaacactgcttttcaacctgtggtccgtggaTTCCTAGGGGTGCACAGGTTATGTCTACAATTTcgacctccattcaaaatttttgaTTCATCCGCAAATGAGAAAAAAACCCATTGGTCTAGATAATTAAAATGGTTCCTttgggctttggaatctatgactaaATTGAATTTCTGTTGTTTCAGCATCTCTTAAGAGATAACACGAGTCTCCACTGTACATTAGATTCATTTGTGTGGTACCCATTGCTTCTATCGcctcctctgcctcttctttgacacagagcacagtgacaggagaaatggctcccAGAAACTGCACCAGAGTGACTGGCTTCATTTTCCGGGGAATAACTGACATTCTAAAGCTGCAAAACATCCTCTTTGTGttcttctttgccatttatttctgcATGCTGGTGGGAAATGTCTGGATGATTGTGCTGATTAGCGTTGactcccaactccacagctccatgtTCTTTTTCCTCAGCAACTTGTCACTCTTAGATGTTGTCTCCTCCTCTGTGATTGCCCCCAAGGTGATGCTCAGTTCCCTAGTGAAGAGTAAAGACATTTATTTCTCTGGGTGTGTGGTTCAgttttttctcttctccttctgtgccgatgagctttgcctcctggctgTGACAGCCTACAATCGCTTTGTGGCCATCTGCAACCCATTGCTTTATAATGTCATCATGTCCAAGAGAGTCTGCTTCCAGCTGGTGGCTGGCTCTTACCTGTGTGCCTGTGCCAATGCCACTGTGCATACGTCTACTGAATTCAGTCTGTCCTTCGGCCACTCCAATGTCCTCGATCATTTCTTCTGCGATATTTGCCCACTCCAAGAAATTGCCTGCTCTGACTTTTGCATCAATAAGCGAGTGCATTTCCTCTTTGCAGCCATAGAAACAATAGGCACCATTCT containing:
- the LOC120409513 gene encoding olfactory receptor-like protein COR4, translating into MAPRNCTRVTGFIFRGITDILKLQNILFVFFFAIYFCMLVGNVWMIVLISVDSQLHSSMFFFLSNLSLLDVVSSSVIAPKVMLSSLVKSKDIYFSGCVVQFFLFSFCADELCLLAVTAYNRFVAICNPLLYNVIMSKRVCFQLVAGSYLCACANATVHTSTEFSLSFGHSNVLDHFFCDICPLQEIACSDFCINKRLLVFLFGSLIEVITIVTNLISYILIIVTMLRIRSTKGRRKAFYTCTSHLTAVSMFHGTILFMYLRPSANYSLDTDKMASVFYTMVIPMLNPLIYSLRNKDVKDSLRRAIETKLRAHFSPKGVRIGQPNPSKASLHT